One genomic window of Medicago truncatula cultivar Jemalong A17 chromosome 1, MtrunA17r5.0-ANR, whole genome shotgun sequence includes the following:
- the LOC120580915 gene encoding probable sulfate transporter 3.4 encodes MGVNSNRVDPFETIKIQSEIPMYQSPLEIHKVRLPPERTTLQKLRHRLFEIFFSDDPFHGFKNQTSFTKFLLYIFSIFQWGPKYSLNLFRSDIISDLTIDSLVIPQGISYAKLANLPPIIGLYSSFVPALIYSVLGSSRHLGVGPVSIASLVMGSMLSESVSYSQDPILYLKLAFTATFFAGLFQSSLGVLRLGFVIDFLSKATLVGFMAGAAIIVSLQQLKGLLGIVHFTSKMQIVPVLVSVFKERDEIGELPKGLNPPSSNMLYFSGPHLALAIKTGLVTGILSLTEGIAVGRTFASLQNYQVDGNKEMMAIGLMNIAGSCSSCYVTTGSFSRSAVNYNAGAHL; translated from the exons atgggTGTGAATTCGAATAGAGTTGATCCTTTTGAAACCATTAAAATCCAATCAGAAATACCAATGTATCAATCACCATTGGAAATTCACAAGGTTCGTTTGCCACCAGAAAGAACCACTCTTCAAAAACTTAGACATAGACtctttgaaatctttttttCTGATGACCCTTTTCATGGATTCAAAAACCAAACTTCGTTCACAAAGTTTCTTCTATACATATTTTCGATTTTTCAATGGGGTCCTAAGTATAGTCTTAATCTTTTTCGCTCCGATATTATATCCGATCTCACCATCGACAGTCTTGTCATTCCTCAG ggAATCAGTTATGCCAAGCTTGCAAACTTGCCACCAATTATTGGATTGT ATTCAAGTTTTGTCCCTGCTTTGATATACTCAGTACTTGGAAGTTCTAGACATCTTGGTGTTGGTCCTGTTTCAATTGCATCATTGGTTATGGGATCAATGTTAAGTGAAAGTGTTTCTTATAGTCAAGATCCAATTCTCTATCTTAAATTGGCTTTCACTGCCACTTTCTTTGCTGGTTTATTTCAATCTTCTCTTGGTGTATTAAG GTTAGGCTTTGTGATTGATTTTCTATCAAAGGCAACATTGGTAGGTTTCATGGCTGGTGCAGCAATCATTGTGTCACTACAACAACTCAAAGGGTTACTAGGAATAGTTCATTTCACAAGCAAGATGCAAATAGTACCTGTTTTGGTCTCTGTATTCAAGGAAAGAGACGAg ATTGGTGAATTACCAAAGGGACTTAATCCACCATCATCAAACATGTTATACTTCAGTGGTCCACATTTGGCTCTTGCTATCAAAACTGGACTTGTCACTGGAATCTTGTCTCTCACT GAAGGAATTGCAGTTGGAAGAACATTTGCTTCACTTCAGAACTACCAAGTGGATGGAAACAAAGAAATGATGGCTATTGGTCTTATGAACATAGCTGGCTCTTGTTCTTCATGTTATGTCACAACAG GATCCTTTTCTCGATCAGCTGTTAACTACAATGCTGGAGCACATTTATAG